The bacterium Unc6 genome has a window encoding:
- a CDS encoding type IV pili twitching motility protein PilT, whose translation MPDISEILQMCVDMGASDIHLIVDSPPTLRLHGILHRVSGASLTPDDTEELMKSITSPEHQQKLHEQGGMDFGFAFGDVARFRVSIHKQKGTIGVALRMIPKKLLTFEQIGIPPGIKDILHKPRGLILVTGPTGSGKTTTLATMLDYINVERDCHIITIEDPIEYYHTHKKGLVTQRELGVDVPSFKEGLVRALRMDPDVVLVGEMRDLATIEAAVMAAETGHLVMATLHTVSAAQTVDRIIDVFPTHQQDQIRTQLSTSILAILCQQLLPKADGKGRVAAFEIMITTSSIQALIRDKKTYRITSDIQTGAKYGMQTFDAHLFDLYGRGIISYGETITKCFDTEQMQAKIKEISQKKSR comes from the coding sequence ATGCCAGATATAAGTGAAATTCTTCAGATGTGTGTGGATATGGGTGCATCAGATATACATCTGATTGTGGACAGTCCGCCTACACTTCGTCTACATGGTATATTACATAGAGTCTCTGGCGCGTCGCTTACACCTGATGATACAGAAGAATTGATGAAATCTATAACAAGTCCGGAGCATCAGCAGAAACTTCATGAACAGGGAGGAATGGACTTTGGTTTTGCATTCGGGGATGTTGCAAGATTTCGTGTTTCAATACATAAACAAAAAGGAACAATTGGGGTTGCACTTCGTATGATTCCTAAAAAACTTCTTACCTTTGAGCAGATTGGAATTCCACCAGGTATAAAAGACATACTACATAAACCGAGGGGACTTATACTTGTAACAGGTCCTACGGGAAGTGGAAAAACAACAACCCTTGCAACGATGCTTGATTATATAAATGTTGAACGGGACTGTCATATCATTACAATTGAAGATCCGATAGAATATTACCATACGCATAAAAAAGGTCTTGTTACCCAGAGAGAACTCGGGGTAGATGTTCCGTCTTTCAAAGAGGGACTTGTAAGGGCGCTTCGTATGGATCCTGATGTAGTACTTGTTGGTGAAATGAGGGATCTTGCCACAATTGAAGCGGCTGTTATGGCAGCAGAGACAGGTCACCTTGTTATGGCAACACTTCATACTGTAAGTGCGGCACAGACAGTTGACCGTATTATAGATGTATTTCCTACACACCAGCAGGACCAGATAAGAACACAACTTTCAACCAGTATTCTTGCGATATTATGTCAACAGTTACTTCCCAAAGCAGATGGCAAAGGAAGGGTTGCAGCCTTTGAGATTATGATAACCACATCTTCAATACAGGCCTTGATAAGGGATAAAAAAACATATAGAATTACAAGTGATATACAGACTGGCGCAAAATATGGCATGCAGACCTTTGATGCACATCTTTTTGATTTATATGGAAGAGGTATTATTTCATATGGTGAGACAATAACAAAGTGTTTTGACACTGAGCAGATGCAGGCAAAGATAAAGGAAATATCGCAGAAAAAAAGTAGGTAG
- a CDS encoding type II secretion system protein GspE, with the protein MTVPAQELCDVLRKLGLLTKKQSEKVLLGHSEKDSPIEEVLVELGFLSRKEVLKVISAHFGAQTISLLDLKIPADVISIITPQVAHRYRIIPVQFENNTLTVATFDPDNLVMIDELRMLLKCNVEVVRSTEDDMKTCLGVYYPMVSETVDTMIQGLTEQELALIKEEEKTVSVEEEEAPVIKLVSLLIHEAFRTRASDIHIEPLSNRLRIRFRIDGVLQEIPAPPRRLQASVLQRIKLMAGMDIAERRLPQDGRIMIVFAGRQLDLRVSDIPGIHGESIVMRILDKTGMMKSLPELGFMEEDLEKFVKIIESPNGILLVTGPTGSGKTTTLYAALSSINKPNRKLITVEDPVEYQITGINQVHVKPQIGLTFASGLRAMLRQAPDVIMVGEMRDYETAGVGIQAALTGHLVFSTLHTNDAPSAITRLIDMGIKPYLVASAVQAVLAQRLIRTICEKCKEPYEPTDQELAAAGWKRSDLEGRIIYKDRGCNECSQTGFRGRKGIYELLIMNDKIRELIFERSPSNVIKMKAREAGMKTLREDGFRKVLVGITTLPEVLRITQQDIA; encoded by the coding sequence CTTGGACATTCTGAAAAAGACAGTCCCATAGAAGAAGTGCTTGTTGAACTGGGTTTTCTTTCAAGAAAAGAAGTTCTGAAAGTAATATCGGCACATTTTGGGGCACAGACAATTTCTCTTCTTGATTTAAAAATACCTGCTGATGTTATAAGCATAATTACACCTCAGGTTGCCCATCGCTATCGCATTATACCGGTCCAGTTTGAAAATAATACTCTTACAGTTGCTACATTTGATCCTGATAATCTTGTAATGATAGATGAACTGAGGATGCTTTTAAAATGTAATGTAGAGGTTGTTCGGTCAACAGAAGATGATATGAAAACATGTCTTGGGGTATACTATCCAATGGTATCAGAGACAGTTGATACAATGATACAGGGGTTAACCGAACAGGAACTCGCATTAATAAAAGAAGAGGAAAAAACAGTTTCTGTTGAAGAAGAAGAAGCTCCTGTTATTAAACTTGTTTCACTTCTTATACATGAAGCATTCAGGACAAGAGCTTCTGATATTCATATAGAACCTCTTTCAAACAGGTTGCGTATCCGTTTCAGGATAGATGGTGTGTTACAGGAGATTCCGGCACCTCCCAGAAGGCTTCAGGCTTCTGTTTTGCAAAGGATTAAGCTTATGGCAGGTATGGATATTGCAGAAAGAAGGCTTCCACAGGACGGACGTATTATGATTGTATTTGCCGGAAGGCAGCTTGATCTTCGTGTGTCTGATATACCCGGTATCCATGGCGAAAGTATTGTTATGAGAATACTTGACAAAACCGGAATGATGAAAAGTCTTCCTGAACTTGGTTTTATGGAAGAAGACCTTGAAAAGTTTGTAAAAATTATAGAATCACCCAATGGTATACTTCTTGTAACAGGTCCTACGGGAAGTGGGAAAACAACCACTCTTTATGCCGCACTTTCAAGTATAAATAAGCCCAACAGAAAACTTATAACAGTAGAAGACCCTGTTGAATACCAGATAACAGGCATTAATCAGGTTCATGTAAAACCACAGATAGGGCTTACATTTGCAAGTGGACTTCGTGCTATGTTGCGTCAGGCGCCTGATGTCATTATGGTAGGAGAGATGCGTGATTATGAGACCGCTGGTGTTGGGATACAGGCTGCACTTACGGGGCATCTTGTATTTTCAACACTTCATACAAACGATGCGCCAAGTGCCATAACCCGTTTAATTGATATGGGTATAAAACCGTATCTTGTTGCTTCTGCTGTTCAGGCGGTCCTTGCACAAAGGCTTATCCGGACCATATGTGAAAAATGTAAAGAACCTTATGAACCAACAGACCAGGAACTTGCAGCCGCAGGCTGGAAAAGGTCTGATTTAGAAGGCAGGATAATTTATAAGGACAGGGGATGTAATGAGTGTTCACAAACAGGTTTCAGGGGAAGAAAAGGTATATATGAACTTCTGATAATGAATGATAAGATAAGAGAACTGATATTTGAAAGATCTCCGAGCAATGTTATAAAAATGAAGGCAAGAGAAGCAGGAATGAAAACACTCAGGGAAGATGGTTTTAGAAAGGTGCTTGTAGGGATAACAACCCTGCCAGAAGTTTTGCGTATAACACAGCAGGATATAGCGTAA